The following are encoded together in the Leucoraja erinacea ecotype New England chromosome 13, Leri_hhj_1, whole genome shotgun sequence genome:
- the LOC129702638 gene encoding claudin-8-like produces MVSSILQIVSLSLGVIGLVGTCAVTGLPQWRVTAFIGENLVVFENRWEGLWMSCVRQVNIRMQCKIYDSLLALGPELQASRALMCVAVVLEFLTILLAALGMKCTRSPVESELAKGRLLIAAGIMFILAGILVLIPVSWVGNTIIRNFYNPLVPNAQKRELGEALFIGWATAGLLMAAGALLCCSCPPEGEKSYRYAPAHYGKSNPPQPTRKVPSMYSKSEFV; encoded by the coding sequence ATGGTGAGCTCCATTCTGCAGATAGTCAGCCTGTCGCTGGGGGTGATCGGCTTGGTGGGGACGTGCGCTGTGACCGGGCTGCCCCAGTGGAGGGTGACTGCCTTCATCGGGGAAAACCTGGTGGTGTTTGAGAACCGCTGGGAAGGCTTGTGGATGAGCTGCGTGAGGCAGGTGAATATCCGCATGCAATGCAAGATATACGACTCGCTGCTGGCGCTGGGCCCCGAGCTACAGGCCAGCCGTGCCCTCATGTGTGTGGCCGTGGTGCTGGAGTTCCTCACCATCCTCCTGGCCGCTCTGGGCATGAAATGTACCCGCAGCCCGGTGGAAAGCGAGCTGGCGAAAGGCCGACTCTTAATCGCAGCCGGCATCATGTTCATCCTCGCCGGAATCCTGGTCCTGATCCCCGTTTCGTGGGTGGGAAACACCATCATCAGGAATTTCTACAACCCGCTCGTTCCCAACGCGCAGAAACGCGAGCTTGGAGAAGCCCTGTTCATCGGCTGGGCGACCGCCGGCTTGTTGATGGCAGCAGGAGCCCTCCTCTGCTGCTCCTGTCCTCCCGAAGGCGAGAAAAGTTACCGTTATGCACCTGCACACTATGGGAAATCCAACCCGCCCCAGCCAACGCGGAAAGTTCCAAGCATGTACTCCAAAAGCGAATTCGTGTAA